DNA from Diaphorobacter limosus:
CCACGCCGTCGATGGTGAACTGGGCGTTGAAGATCTTGTGCCGGCAATGCTCGCTGTTGGCCTGGGCGAACATCATCAGCTCCACGTCAGTGGGGTTGCGCGCAAGGCCCTTGAAGGCATTGACCAGATAGTCGATCTCGTCATCGGCCAGCGCCAGGCCCCAGGCCTTGTTGGCGGCTTCCAGGGCGGCGCGGCCTCCGCCCAGCACGTCGACGAAGGCCATGGGCTCGGCGTCGAGCTCGGTGAACAGCTCTTGTGCCTCGGCGCGCGTGGCGACGACCGACTCGGTCATGCGGTCGTGTAGCAGCGCGGCGACCTGCTGCAGCTGCTCTGGCGTCAGCTCGGGCCTGCCGCCCAGCAACCCGCCCTTGAGGCTGATGCGGTATTCGGTGATGCGCTCCACGCGGCGCAGCTGCAGGCCGCAGTTGTGCGCGATGTCGGTCGCCTTGGAGGCCCAGGGCGAGACCGTGCCCAGGCGCGGCGTGACCAGCAGCGCCAGGCCGTCGGCCGGGCCGGCGTAGGGGTCGCCGTAGTTCAAGAGCGCGGCCAGGCGCTCGCGCTCGGCCTCGGACGGTGCGGCATCCCGCGCCACCAGATGCACATGGCGCGCCGCCAGGCCTTCGATCTTGGGGTGGATGGCCTGCAGCTGGGGCAGCAGTTGCTGGGCGCGGAAGGAGCTGAGGGCATTGCCGCCCTCCAGCTGGGTGATGTGCAAGGTCACGGTAGCGGCCTGGAGTGATGGGGGAAAGGGGCAAGGGCCGATGGGTGCGGGCAGCCGCTGAATGGGGCTGCCGCGCCCGGCGGCGCGTCTTCGTGAAAGCCCGCCATTTTAACGGGCCGCACCCCGCTTGCGCCCGCCGCGCGACCATTGGTCTGCAAGGCACCAATGCGAATGGGATAATTTACGCCATGAGCAACATCACCATCAAGGACGCCCAGGGCATTGCCGGCATGCGCCAGGCCTGCCGCCTGGCCTCCGAAGTGCTGGACTACATCGCACCGCATATCAAGCCCGGCATCACCACCCTCGAGATCGACCGCCTGGGCGCCGAATGCATGGCGCAGCAGGGCACCAGGTCCGCCACCGTGGGCTACCAGCCGCCCGGCTACCCGCCCTACCCCGGCCATTTGTGCACCTCGGTCAACCATGTGGTGTGCCACGGCATACCCAACGACAAGCCCCTGAAGAAGGGCGACATCGTCAACGTGGACGTGACCGTGATCACCCCGGACGGCTGGTACGGTGACAACAGCCGCATGTACCTGATAGGCGAATGCTCGATTGCCGCCAAACGGCTGTCGGCCCTGACCTTCGACGCCATGTGGCTGGGCATTCAGCAGGTCAGGCCCGGCGCGCGCCTGGGCGACATCGGCCATGCCATCCAGAAATACGCCGAGGGCCATGGCCTGTCGGTGGTGCGCGAGTTCTGCGGCCACGGCATTGGTCAGAAGTTCCACGAAGACCCGCAGGTGCTGCACTACGGCCGCCCCGGCACGGGCCAGGAGCTGGCGCCCGGCATGACCTTCACCATCGAGCCCATGCTGAACCTGGGCAAACGCGACATCAAGGAGCTGGGCAACGACGGCTGGACCATCATCACCAAGGACCGCAGCCTCTCGGCCCAGTGGGAGCACACGGTGCTGGTCACGGAAACGGGCTACGACGTGCTCACGCTGTCGGCGGGCTCGCCCGCCCTGCCCTCGTTTGTGACGGCCACCGCCACCTGATGGCCCGGGGCTGGCGGCAACGACCTTCACGGCAAGCCTTCTCATGCCATCACGCCCGAGCCCGGACACCGCGCCGCTGCAGGCGCTGCAAGCGCTA
Protein-coding regions in this window:
- the map gene encoding type I methionyl aminopeptidase; this encodes MSNITIKDAQGIAGMRQACRLASEVLDYIAPHIKPGITTLEIDRLGAECMAQQGTRSATVGYQPPGYPPYPGHLCTSVNHVVCHGIPNDKPLKKGDIVNVDVTVITPDGWYGDNSRMYLIGECSIAAKRLSALTFDAMWLGIQQVRPGARLGDIGHAIQKYAEGHGLSVVREFCGHGIGQKFHEDPQVLHYGRPGTGQELAPGMTFTIEPMLNLGKRDIKELGNDGWTIITKDRSLSAQWEHTVLVTETGYDVLTLSAGSPALPSFVTATAT